Proteins from a single region of Bogoriella caseilytica:
- the pgsA gene encoding phosphatidylinositol phosphate synthase has product MLSTTGRGFARALFGPAARLLARLGVSPDVVTVAGTVLTCLAALTLIPLDMLVIGPLVITVCVLLDNLDGQLARLTGQESVWGAFLDSTMDRVADGALLAAVIIWALRHLEGTWQLLTVAAALAALVFGSVVPYAKARAESVGLRGDGGLAERADRLVVILVALFLVGLGLPPVVLTVALWVLALAALITVFQRMGRAYRSARQAID; this is encoded by the coding sequence ATGCTCTCCACCACCGGCAGAGGTTTTGCCCGCGCGCTCTTCGGGCCGGCGGCCCGGCTGCTCGCGCGCCTGGGCGTCAGCCCGGATGTGGTGACCGTTGCCGGAACCGTGCTCACCTGCCTGGCAGCACTGACCTTGATTCCCCTCGACATGCTGGTCATCGGCCCGTTGGTGATCACCGTCTGCGTCCTCCTCGACAACCTCGACGGCCAGCTCGCCCGCCTCACCGGGCAGGAGTCGGTCTGGGGAGCGTTCCTGGACTCGACCATGGACCGCGTGGCAGACGGCGCGCTGCTGGCCGCAGTGATCATCTGGGCGCTGCGGCACCTCGAGGGCACGTGGCAACTTCTCACCGTGGCCGCGGCCCTGGCCGCCCTGGTGTTCGGATCCGTCGTGCCCTATGCCAAGGCGCGAGCGGAGTCGGTGGGCCTGCGCGGTGACGGCGGACTGGCGGAACGTGCCGACCGGCTCGTGGTGATCCTGGTGGCGCTCTTCCTTGTGGGCCTCGGCCTGCCGCCGGTGGTGCTGACGGTGGCGCTGTGGGTGCTGGCATTAGCCGCGTTGATCACTGTCTTCCAGCGCATGGGACGCGCGTACCGGAGTGCCCGGCAGGCGATCGACTGA
- a CDS encoding PrsW family intramembrane metalloprotease — MSTRAPGEPQLPEHPRWRTAPHRRRSTLIVEIMLLSLGLLGGVFALAWIVAEGGAGSTLLSALLASLPLLVILVLVWWVDRWEPEPRLLLIGALLWGAGAAVAGALVVNNAWFTAVEEASGSELLATVTGVVVGAPLSEEIFKGFGLLIIFLTRRRHFDGPVDGLVYAAVIAAGFAFTENIFYFGRAAEDGDLGLVFFGRAVMSPFAHVLFTAAMGIALGLASRARRRTWMWAFPVGLVAAILLHAVWNASAVLGVVYLLLFVVFQIPLFAAYITLIVWLRHDERMIIRGRLTEYAHAGWFAPMEVEMLTSLRGRRMARAWAKNQGSDAHRAMRDFQRYATWLAFTRQRVLIGRHDMGVRRDEHQLLSAVSRARAGWST, encoded by the coding sequence ATGAGCACGCGCGCGCCCGGCGAGCCGCAGCTTCCCGAGCACCCGCGCTGGCGGACGGCACCTCACCGCCGTCGCAGCACGCTGATCGTCGAGATCATGCTGCTCTCGCTGGGTCTGCTCGGAGGCGTCTTTGCCCTGGCCTGGATCGTGGCGGAGGGCGGCGCCGGATCGACTCTGCTGTCCGCTCTGCTGGCCTCCCTGCCGCTGCTGGTGATCCTGGTCCTGGTGTGGTGGGTCGACCGCTGGGAGCCGGAGCCCCGGCTGCTCCTGATCGGCGCGCTGCTCTGGGGGGCCGGTGCGGCCGTGGCCGGAGCTCTCGTGGTGAACAACGCGTGGTTCACGGCGGTGGAGGAGGCCTCGGGTTCCGAGCTGCTGGCCACGGTGACCGGCGTGGTGGTGGGCGCGCCGCTCAGTGAGGAGATCTTCAAGGGCTTCGGTCTGCTCATCATCTTCCTCACCCGCCGACGCCACTTCGATGGCCCTGTGGACGGTCTGGTGTACGCCGCGGTCATCGCCGCAGGCTTCGCCTTCACCGAGAACATCTTCTACTTCGGCCGGGCCGCCGAGGACGGAGACCTCGGCTTGGTGTTCTTCGGCCGGGCCGTGATGAGCCCGTTCGCGCACGTCCTGTTCACGGCCGCCATGGGCATCGCCCTCGGTCTGGCCTCCCGGGCGCGCCGCCGCACCTGGATGTGGGCCTTCCCGGTGGGGCTGGTGGCTGCGATCCTGCTGCACGCCGTCTGGAACGCCTCCGCCGTCCTCGGCGTGGTCTACCTCCTGCTGTTCGTGGTCTTCCAGATACCGCTGTTCGCCGCCTACATCACGCTCATCGTGTGGCTACGCCACGACGAGCGGATGATCATCCGCGGCCGGCTCACCGAGTACGCCCACGCAGGATGGTTCGCGCCGATGGAGGTCGAGATGCTGACCTCCCTGCGAGGCCGGCGGATGGCCCGGGCCTGGGCGAAGAACCAGGGGAGCGACGCCCACCGTGCGATGAGGGACTTCCAGCGCTACGCGACGTGGCTGGCCTTCACCCGCCAGCGGGTCCTCATCGGGCGGCACGACATGGGCGTCCGCCGGGACGAACACCAGTTGCTGAGTGCCGTCAGCCGGGCCCGCGCGGGGTGGAGCACATGA
- the secD gene encoding protein translocase subunit SecD: MAAPSRQRPARTLVILGVLLVAIFASIVGGDRWSDGSTTPDLALDLEGGTQLILTPRTTDGSEITDEDIDQAIAIMRQRVDASGVAESQITSQGSNNIVVGLPGTPSDETIELVGRSARLYFRPVLQIGGPGVIDAHTVLEEGEDPFADLDVENMTDEEIEEALAELQQEAEAAAAEREPATEEEIEEAARIAADVDGDGEISDQPATEPESYTDTAWITEQVMYDFYTLDCLDPANRAGGLDHPSDEPIAACDETGMTKYILAPSPLSGQHITQATSGMQTTQSGAPTGQWAVNFELDREGGRIFADLSAELVRLESQPPRNQFAAVLDGNVITAPTMNNVIPGGRGEISGNFTSESAATLANQLSFGSLPIDFEIQSQEQISATLGTEQLQRGLLAAAIGAVLVIAYLLWQYRALGLVAVSSLVLAGVVTYGLITLMSWQMGYRLSLPGVVGLAISVGVTADSFIVYFERVRDEVREGRTLGAAIEHGWPRAKRTILASDAVNFIAAAVLYVLAVGGVQGFAFTLGLVTLVDILVIFLFTHPVMLLLVKTKFFGQGHKLSGLQPESLGATSYTYRGRGRFGGPGHRSSPAEAAASPEDAEHSSRIPVTVGAGAAGAGQAVNRHDRSPLPPAITEDGRKLTIAERRALQRKQASAAESAENGGPDPDEQTTEGGER; this comes from the coding sequence GTGGCAGCACCCTCTCGTCAGCGCCCCGCGCGCACCCTCGTCATTCTCGGCGTCCTGCTGGTCGCGATCTTCGCCTCGATCGTCGGCGGTGACCGCTGGTCCGATGGCTCGACCACGCCCGATCTCGCACTCGACCTCGAGGGTGGCACGCAGCTCATCCTGACGCCACGGACCACCGATGGCTCCGAGATCACCGATGAGGACATCGATCAGGCGATCGCGATCATGCGTCAGCGCGTGGACGCCTCCGGTGTGGCCGAGTCCCAGATCACCAGTCAGGGATCGAACAACATCGTGGTGGGCCTCCCCGGCACCCCCTCGGACGAGACGATCGAGCTCGTCGGGCGCTCTGCCCGCTTGTACTTCCGCCCCGTGCTCCAGATCGGTGGGCCCGGCGTCATCGACGCCCACACGGTGCTGGAGGAGGGCGAGGATCCCTTTGCCGATCTCGATGTCGAGAACATGACCGACGAGGAGATCGAGGAGGCACTCGCCGAGCTCCAGCAGGAGGCCGAGGCCGCTGCTGCCGAGCGTGAGCCGGCGACCGAGGAAGAGATCGAGGAGGCCGCCAGAATCGCCGCAGACGTGGACGGCGATGGCGAGATCTCCGATCAGCCGGCGACCGAGCCGGAGTCCTACACCGACACGGCTTGGATCACCGAGCAGGTGATGTACGACTTCTACACCCTGGACTGCCTGGATCCGGCCAACCGTGCCGGCGGACTGGACCACCCCTCGGACGAGCCGATCGCGGCCTGTGATGAGACCGGGATGACGAAGTACATCCTGGCGCCCTCGCCGCTGTCCGGACAGCACATCACGCAAGCCACCTCCGGCATGCAGACGACACAGAGTGGCGCCCCCACGGGCCAGTGGGCGGTGAACTTCGAACTCGACCGCGAGGGCGGGCGCATCTTCGCGGACCTCTCCGCAGAGTTGGTGCGCCTGGAGAGCCAGCCGCCCCGCAATCAGTTCGCCGCGGTCTTGGACGGCAACGTCATCACGGCACCCACGATGAACAACGTCATCCCAGGGGGCCGCGGCGAGATCAGCGGCAACTTCACCTCCGAATCGGCGGCCACGCTGGCCAACCAGCTCTCCTTCGGTTCGTTGCCGATCGACTTCGAGATCCAGTCCCAGGAGCAGATCTCGGCCACCTTGGGCACCGAGCAGCTGCAGCGAGGTCTGCTGGCCGCCGCCATCGGAGCCGTGCTCGTGATCGCCTACCTGTTGTGGCAGTACCGGGCGCTCGGTCTGGTCGCCGTGTCCTCCCTGGTGCTCGCCGGTGTGGTCACCTACGGGCTCATCACGCTGATGTCGTGGCAGATGGGCTATCGGCTCTCGCTGCCCGGTGTGGTGGGTCTGGCGATCTCGGTGGGTGTCACCGCGGACTCCTTCATCGTCTACTTCGAAAGAGTCCGCGACGAGGTGCGCGAAGGACGAACGCTGGGAGCCGCCATCGAGCACGGATGGCCGCGCGCCAAGCGCACCATCCTGGCCTCCGACGCGGTGAACTTCATCGCCGCTGCGGTGCTCTACGTGCTGGCCGTCGGCGGTGTGCAGGGCTTCGCCTTCACCCTCGGTCTGGTGACCCTGGTCGACATCCTGGTGATCTTCCTCTTCACCCACCCGGTGATGCTGTTGCTGGTGAAGACCAAGTTCTTCGGTCAGGGACACAAGCTCTCCGGTCTGCAGCCCGAGTCGCTGGGCGCGACCTCGTACACCTACCGCGGGCGCGGTCGCTTCGGCGGACCGGGTCACCGCTCCAGCCCTGCCGAGGCAGCCGCATCACCGGAAGACGCTGAGCATTCCTCGCGGATCCCCGTCACGGTGGGTGCGGGTGCCGCCGGCGCGGGCCAGGCGGTGAACCGGCACGACCGGTCACCCCTGCCGCCGGCCATCACCGAAGACGGTCGCAAGCTCACCATCGCCGAACGCCGGGCTCTGCAACGCAAGCAAGCGAGCGCGGCAGAGAGCGCCGAGAACGGCGGCCCGGATCCGGATGAGCAGACCACGGAAGGCGGTGAGCGGTGA
- a CDS encoding preprotein translocase subunit YajC, with translation MEILIFLVPMLLLLWLVSSRGRKKQQAQQEQLLNSLDPGTWVMTRAGFFGKVVEVDGKVVTLESPTGELSIWLDAAIAEVKDPPFAEDGDEGEGEGEELPSIELSADSGATAEPEGFRPGGPTVGEDGRLTDQDKG, from the coding sequence ATGGAGATCTTGATCTTTCTCGTGCCGATGTTGCTGCTGCTGTGGCTGGTATCCAGCCGTGGCCGCAAGAAGCAGCAGGCTCAGCAGGAGCAGCTGCTGAACTCACTCGATCCCGGCACCTGGGTGATGACCCGAGCCGGGTTCTTCGGCAAGGTCGTCGAGGTGGACGGCAAGGTCGTCACGCTCGAGAGCCCCACGGGCGAACTCAGCATCTGGCTCGATGCCGCCATCGCTGAGGTCAAGGACCCGCCCTTCGCCGAGGACGGCGACGAGGGCGAGGGCGAGGGCGAGGAGCTTCCCAGCATCGAGCTGTCCGCGGACAGTGGTGCAACGGCGGAGCCCGAGGGTTTCCGGCCCGGAGGCCCCACCGTGGGCGAAGACGGGCGCCTGACCGACCAAGACAAGGGCTAA
- the ruvA gene encoding Holliday junction branch migration protein RuvA, which translates to MIASMSGVVEALGLDHAVLAVGGVGVRIEATPATLASLRVGAAARLATSLVVREESLTLFGFADDDERAVFEAVQTVSGVGPRLALAMVAVHTPDLLRRAVAEEDLAALQRVPGIGKKGAQRIVLELGDKLGPPTGGSAPAPATTDAEVPGGLAAEVAEALTQLGWNDKQAGAAVTAVLDSPDAPAADDRAAVLRAALQHLAGARRG; encoded by the coding sequence GTGATCGCATCGATGAGTGGCGTCGTGGAGGCGCTTGGCCTGGACCACGCTGTGCTGGCAGTCGGCGGGGTGGGAGTGCGCATCGAGGCGACCCCGGCCACCCTGGCGTCGCTGCGTGTGGGTGCCGCGGCGCGCCTGGCCACGTCTCTGGTGGTGCGGGAGGAGAGCCTGACCCTCTTTGGCTTTGCCGATGACGACGAGCGCGCCGTCTTCGAGGCGGTCCAGACCGTCTCGGGAGTGGGACCGCGCCTGGCGCTGGCCATGGTCGCGGTCCACACTCCGGATCTGCTGCGCCGTGCGGTGGCCGAGGAGGACCTCGCTGCCCTGCAGCGGGTGCCCGGAATCGGCAAGAAGGGTGCTCAGCGCATCGTGCTGGAACTCGGAGACAAGCTCGGCCCGCCCACCGGCGGCAGCGCCCCCGCTCCTGCCACGACGGATGCCGAGGTGCCCGGCGGCCTGGCCGCGGAGGTGGCTGAGGCGCTGACCCAGTTGGGCTGGAACGACAAGCAGGCCGGCGCGGCTGTCACCGCCGTGCTGGACTCGCCCGACGCTCCCGCGGCCGACGACCGCGCGGCGGTGCTCCGGGCGGCCCTGCAGCACCTGGCAGGTGCGCGACGTGGCTGA
- the ruvC gene encoding crossover junction endodeoxyribonuclease RuvC translates to MRILGVDPGLTRCGIGVIDTAPGRQVSLVEAGVVRTPADLAPHLRLLAVAEGLEEWMARHRPGAIAVERVFAQANVRSVTGTAQVAGIAMLAAAQARLPLGLHTPSEVKAAVTGDGRAEKAQVQEMVRRILRLESAPKPADAADAVALAICHSWRAGVAGASPSDRAVVAGQHGGAGSAPEAPGMTAAQRAWAAAERSARRAGAVAEQR, encoded by the coding sequence ATGCGCATTCTCGGAGTCGATCCAGGGCTGACCCGCTGCGGGATCGGCGTGATCGACACGGCCCCCGGCCGGCAGGTCTCCCTGGTCGAAGCCGGCGTGGTGCGCACGCCGGCCGACCTTGCTCCCCACCTCCGGTTGCTGGCCGTGGCCGAGGGGCTGGAGGAGTGGATGGCCCGGCACCGGCCCGGCGCCATCGCGGTGGAGCGGGTCTTCGCCCAGGCGAACGTCCGGTCCGTGACGGGGACCGCCCAGGTGGCGGGCATCGCGATGCTGGCTGCAGCACAGGCACGTCTGCCCCTGGGGCTCCACACACCCAGTGAGGTCAAGGCGGCCGTCACCGGTGACGGCCGCGCGGAGAAGGCCCAGGTTCAGGAGATGGTCCGCCGGATCCTGCGGCTCGAGTCCGCTCCGAAGCCGGCTGACGCCGCCGATGCGGTGGCACTGGCGATCTGCCACTCCTGGCGTGCCGGGGTGGCCGGGGCGAGTCCATCCGATCGCGCGGTGGTGGCCGGCCAGCATGGCGGCGCAGGCAGCGCGCCCGAGGCACCCGGGATGACCGCGGCGCAGCGGGCGTGGGCGGCGGCCGAGCGCTCGGCGCGCCGTGCCGGAGCCGTGGCCGAACAGCGCTGA
- a CDS encoding glycosyltransferase family 4 protein produces the protein MRIGLVCPYSMDAPGGVQQHVGDLAEELIGRGHEVSVLAPAGASTPVAPYVVAAGHSTPIPYNGSVARLNVSPMAANRVNRWLRQGDFDLLHLHEPMAPALSLLTLWTTDRPIVATFHTSMDRSLGLRAAGAMFSASLGKIGARVAVSEEARRTLTHYAGGSAEVIPNGVHVGRFARAEADLRWVGTAERPTVAFLGRLDEPRKGLAVLAEAIPHVLERHPGVRFLIAGRGHAAAERRQLAPYGDSVQFLGAISDHDKRSLLKSVDIYVAPHLGGESFGIVLTEAMAAGALVVASDLPAFSAVLDGGRAGHLVPVGEPRAFADRLLAAFAGSTRMREYASEHVRRYDWPTVTDQLLEVYGRVAFSP, from the coding sequence ATGCGCATCGGTCTCGTCTGCCCGTACTCGATGGACGCCCCGGGCGGTGTGCAGCAACACGTGGGTGACCTGGCTGAGGAACTGATCGGCCGCGGTCACGAGGTCTCGGTGCTTGCCCCTGCCGGAGCGAGCACTCCGGTGGCACCGTATGTTGTGGCCGCCGGGCACTCCACCCCCATCCCGTACAACGGTTCGGTGGCGCGGCTCAACGTCAGCCCCATGGCGGCGAACCGGGTGAACCGCTGGCTGCGCCAGGGTGACTTCGACCTGCTGCACCTGCACGAACCCATGGCGCCGGCCCTGAGCCTGCTGACCCTGTGGACCACCGACCGTCCGATCGTGGCAACCTTCCACACCTCCATGGACCGCTCGCTCGGTCTGCGGGCCGCCGGCGCCATGTTCAGTGCGTCGCTCGGCAAGATCGGGGCGCGGGTAGCGGTCTCGGAGGAAGCCCGCCGCACCCTCACCCACTACGCGGGTGGATCCGCGGAGGTGATCCCGAACGGCGTGCACGTCGGCCGCTTCGCCCGGGCCGAAGCCGACCTGCGGTGGGTGGGAACCGCGGAGCGGCCCACGGTGGCTTTCCTCGGACGGCTCGACGAGCCGCGCAAGGGCCTGGCGGTGCTCGCCGAGGCCATCCCGCATGTCCTGGAGCGCCACCCGGGCGTGCGTTTCCTCATCGCCGGACGTGGCCACGCCGCAGCCGAGCGACGGCAGCTGGCGCCCTACGGGGACTCCGTGCAGTTCCTCGGTGCGATCTCCGATCATGACAAGCGCAGCCTGCTGAAGTCCGTGGATATCTACGTGGCCCCCCATCTGGGGGGCGAGAGTTTTGGCATCGTGCTGACCGAGGCCATGGCGGCGGGCGCCCTCGTGGTGGCCTCGGATCTGCCCGCGTTCTCCGCGGTCCTCGATGGCGGCCGGGCGGGACACCTGGTGCCGGTGGGGGAGCCGAGGGCCTTCGCGGACCGCCTGCTCGCCGCTTTCGCCGGGAGTACCCGGATGCGTGAGTACGCCAGCGAGCATGTCCGTCGCTACGACTGGCCGACGGTCACCGATCAGCTCCTGGAGGTCTACGGCCGGGTAGCGTTCAGCCCATGA
- a CDS encoding phosphatidylinositol mannoside acyltransferase codes for MLAGAFPVARAAQRLPGGLGRLLFDLAADLAWGTRRGGVTLLERNLTRMRPDLSRREIRRLSRSNLRRYLANFYEAVELPGLTPAQIEARVRVIGDREPARDCREGRGFVAALGHCGNWDLAGAYATTSLAPVLTVAEVLEPSEVFEEFLAMRRRIGLEILPMQAGVFRELLRRVRSTTHATPLLADRDLSSSGVEVQLAGRRARVAAGPAALALGGELPLYPAMIRRERLTGPRRRRAGSPWGIVIELLPAVWRPDDVAPANGVAELTQRWVDALAERIRLYPRDWHMLQRVFVEDLDAARLHAASATSGAATDAAVRAEEG; via the coding sequence ATGCTGGCAGGGGCTTTCCCGGTGGCACGTGCCGCCCAGCGCCTCCCCGGGGGCCTGGGGAGGCTCCTGTTCGACCTGGCCGCGGACCTCGCCTGGGGGACTCGCCGAGGCGGTGTGACCCTGCTGGAGCGCAACCTCACGCGCATGCGACCCGATCTGAGCAGGCGGGAGATCCGCCGGCTCAGCCGCAGCAACCTGCGGAGGTACCTGGCCAACTTCTACGAGGCCGTGGAGCTGCCCGGCCTGACTCCGGCGCAGATCGAGGCGCGCGTGCGGGTGATCGGTGACCGTGAGCCCGCGAGAGACTGCCGGGAGGGCAGAGGCTTCGTAGCGGCCCTCGGGCATTGCGGGAACTGGGACCTTGCCGGGGCATACGCCACGACGTCCTTGGCGCCAGTGCTGACGGTGGCCGAGGTTCTCGAACCCTCCGAGGTCTTCGAGGAGTTCCTCGCGATGCGCAGGAGAATCGGCCTGGAGATCCTTCCCATGCAGGCGGGTGTCTTCCGGGAGTTGCTGCGCCGGGTGCGCAGCACCACTCATGCCACCCCGCTGCTGGCCGACCGCGATCTGAGCAGCAGCGGTGTGGAGGTGCAGCTCGCCGGCCGTCGCGCGCGCGTGGCGGCTGGGCCGGCGGCGCTGGCGCTCGGCGGCGAGCTGCCGCTCTACCCGGCCATGATCCGGCGTGAACGGTTGACCGGCCCGCGCCGTCGTCGTGCGGGGAGCCCGTGGGGAATCGTCATCGAACTCCTGCCCGCGGTGTGGCGCCCCGACGACGTCGCTCCCGCGAACGGCGTCGCCGAGCTCACCCAGCGCTGGGTGGATGCCCTCGCCGAACGCATCCGTCTCTATCCCAGGGACTGGCACATGCTGCAGCGCGTTTTCGTGGAGGATCTGGACGCCGCACGGCTGCATGCGGCGTCAGCCACGAGCGGGGCCGCCACGGACGCGGCCGTGCGCGCGGAGGAGGGCTGA
- a CDS encoding NUDIX hydrolase yields MSGSRLGPEWVPGPDGLLSRHAARVILLDPSGRVLLVRGHDADEPERSWWFTVGGGLEPGESPRAAAVRETAEETGLELRPEQLEGPVLTRSAIFDFFRVTCRQEEQFFLARLAGGTATELSDAGWTAGEREVLDEMRWWDVAELEAELAGGAVVYPSNLPALVRSLLTGWDGSCAHLGEVEE; encoded by the coding sequence ATGAGTGGGAGCCGGCTGGGCCCGGAGTGGGTGCCGGGGCCGGATGGCCTGCTCTCGCGCCACGCCGCGCGAGTGATCCTGCTCGACCCCAGCGGGCGGGTGCTCCTGGTGCGGGGGCACGATGCCGATGAGCCGGAGAGGTCCTGGTGGTTCACCGTGGGTGGCGGATTGGAACCCGGCGAGAGCCCGCGCGCCGCTGCGGTGCGGGAGACCGCCGAGGAGACGGGCCTGGAGCTACGCCCGGAGCAACTTGAGGGCCCCGTGCTCACTCGCTCGGCGATCTTCGACTTCTTCCGGGTGACCTGCCGGCAGGAGGAGCAGTTCTTCCTGGCCCGCCTCGCTGGCGGCACAGCCACCGAGCTGAGTGATGCCGGCTGGACCGCCGGGGAACGCGAGGTCCTCGATGAGATGCGCTGGTGGGATGTCGCGGAGCTGGAGGCCGAACTCGCCGGCGGCGCGGTGGTCTATCCGAGCAACCTGCCCGCACTGGTGCGCAGCCTGCTGACCGGCTGGGACGGCAGCTGCGCCCACCTGGGCGAGGTCGAGGAATAG
- a CDS encoding HIT family protein, whose protein sequence is MTGPGPAQAAAGQAPDHPGTPDAFERLWTPHRMVYVGGTERQESPAGESTCPFCRAPGREDADGLIVRRGEHAYVVLNLYPYNPGHLLICPLRHVADYTELTDAERDEIAALTQQALQAIRAVSAPQGFNLGVNLGEVAGGSVSAHFHQHVVPRWGGDANFLPIVARTKALPQVLGETRRLLAEAWLAIEREG, encoded by the coding sequence GTGACCGGGCCCGGCCCTGCGCAGGCAGCAGCCGGGCAGGCCCCAGATCATCCGGGCACGCCGGACGCCTTTGAGCGGCTCTGGACGCCGCACCGGATGGTCTACGTCGGTGGCACGGAGCGGCAGGAGTCCCCCGCGGGGGAGAGCACCTGCCCCTTCTGTCGGGCTCCGGGGCGCGAGGACGCTGATGGGCTGATCGTCCGGCGCGGCGAGCACGCGTACGTGGTGCTCAATCTCTATCCCTACAACCCCGGTCACCTACTGATCTGCCCGCTCCGCCATGTGGCTGACTACACCGAGCTCACTGACGCCGAGCGCGATGAGATCGCCGCCCTGACCCAGCAGGCACTGCAGGCGATCCGCGCTGTCTCCGCGCCGCAGGGCTTCAACCTCGGGGTCAATCTCGGCGAGGTGGCCGGCGGCAGTGTCTCCGCGCACTTCCACCAGCACGTGGTGCCGCGCTGGGGCGGGGATGCGAACTTCCTGCCGATCGTGGCCCGGACCAAGGCGCTGCCGCAGGTCTTGGGGGAGACCCGCCGTCTGCTCGCAGAAGCGTGGCTGGCCATCGAGCGGGAGGGCTGA
- the ruvB gene encoding Holliday junction branch migration DNA helicase RuvB yields MDGGADAVERAAEAALRPKRLDEFVGQPVVRDQLSLVIEAARNRGTPPDHVLLSGPPGLGKTTLAMIIAHESSGALRLTSGPAIQHAGDLAAILSSLQEHDVLFIDEIHRLARPAEEMLYLAMEDFRVDVVVGKGPGATSIPLTLPPFTVVGATTRAGLLPAPLRDRFGLTAHLEFYSAADLEQVLRRSAGLLQADLGADAASELASRSRGTPRIANRLLRRVQDFAQVRGTGALDLAAAHGALEVFEVDRLGLDRLDRAVLRALCERFAGRPVGLSTLATTVGEEPETVETVAEPFLVREGLVIRTPRGRQATAAAYSHLGLEAPPSDVLFS; encoded by the coding sequence ATGGATGGTGGAGCCGACGCGGTCGAACGCGCGGCCGAGGCGGCGCTGCGGCCGAAGCGTCTCGACGAGTTCGTGGGCCAGCCGGTGGTGCGCGATCAGCTCTCCCTGGTGATCGAGGCAGCTCGCAATCGCGGAACCCCGCCCGATCATGTGCTGTTGTCCGGGCCACCCGGCCTGGGCAAGACCACCCTGGCGATGATCATCGCCCACGAGTCCTCCGGAGCGCTGCGGCTCACGTCCGGCCCTGCGATCCAGCATGCGGGGGATCTCGCCGCCATCTTGTCCTCCTTGCAGGAGCACGATGTGCTCTTCATTGACGAGATCCATCGTTTGGCTCGCCCGGCGGAGGAGATGCTCTACCTCGCCATGGAGGACTTCCGCGTGGACGTCGTCGTCGGCAAGGGACCCGGGGCCACGTCGATCCCGCTGACGCTCCCTCCGTTCACCGTGGTCGGGGCGACCACCCGGGCCGGGCTGCTGCCGGCGCCCTTGCGAGACCGCTTCGGCCTGACCGCTCACCTGGAGTTCTACTCCGCGGCGGACCTGGAGCAAGTGTTGCGCCGCTCGGCAGGTCTGCTCCAGGCGGACCTGGGTGCTGATGCGGCCAGCGAACTCGCCTCGCGGTCCCGGGGCACGCCGCGCATCGCCAACCGCCTGCTGCGCCGGGTCCAGGACTTCGCTCAGGTGCGCGGCACCGGTGCGCTGGACCTGGCTGCCGCCCACGGGGCGCTGGAGGTCTTCGAGGTCGACCGCCTCGGGCTGGACCGCCTGGACCGGGCGGTGCTGCGCGCCCTGTGTGAACGCTTCGCCGGGCGGCCCGTGGGCCTGTCCACGTTGGCCACCACGGTGGGGGAGGAGCCGGAGACGGTTGAGACGGTCGCCGAACCCTTCCTGGTCCGTGAGGGCCTGGTGATCCGGACCCCGCGAGGGCGGCAGGCCACTGCTGCGGCCTATTCCCACCTGGGGTTGGAAGCGCCGCCTTCGGACGTGCTCTTCAGCTGA
- a CDS encoding YebC/PmpR family DNA-binding transcriptional regulator has translation MSGHSKWATTKHKKAAIDAKRGKLFARLVKNIEVAARTGGGDLAGNPTLYDAVQKAKKASVPAANIERAVKRGSGEEAGGANYETIMYEGYAPGGVAVLVECLTDNRNRAASDVRVAFTRNGGSLADPGSVSYLFNRRGVVQVPKVDGLTEDDVLAAVLEAGAEEVQDLGESFEIMSEATDVVAVRTALQESGVDYDSAEASFVPSMEIEVDADGAAKVFRLIEALEDSDDVQNVFSNVDVPESVLAELGED, from the coding sequence ATGTCCGGTCACTCCAAGTGGGCAACCACCAAGCACAAGAAGGCCGCGATCGATGCCAAGCGCGGCAAGCTGTTCGCGCGGCTCGTGAAGAACATCGAGGTCGCAGCGCGCACCGGTGGTGGTGACCTCGCGGGCAACCCGACCCTCTACGACGCCGTGCAGAAGGCCAAGAAGGCCTCGGTGCCTGCGGCGAACATCGAGCGGGCGGTCAAGCGTGGTTCCGGCGAGGAGGCCGGCGGCGCGAACTACGAGACCATCATGTACGAGGGCTACGCCCCCGGCGGCGTCGCCGTCCTGGTCGAATGCCTCACCGACAACCGCAACCGCGCCGCTTCGGATGTTCGCGTCGCCTTCACGCGCAACGGCGGTTCCCTGGCCGATCCCGGGTCGGTCTCCTACCTGTTCAACCGCCGCGGCGTCGTGCAGGTGCCCAAGGTCGATGGGCTCACCGAGGACGACGTGCTGGCCGCGGTGCTCGAGGCCGGCGCAGAGGAGGTGCAGGACCTCGGTGAGAGCTTCGAGATCATGAGTGAGGCCACCGACGTCGTCGCGGTCCGCACGGCGCTGCAGGAGTCCGGTGTGGACTACGACTCCGCGGAGGCCAGCTTCGTGCCCTCGATGGAGATCGAGGTCGACGCTGATGGCGCGGCCAAGGTCTTCCGCCTCATCGAGGCACTCGAGGACAGCGACGACGTGCAGAACGTCTTCTCCAACGTGGACGTCCCCGAATCGGTGCTCGCGGAGCTCGGCGAGGACTGA